From one Nitrospira sp. MA-1 genomic stretch:
- a CDS encoding sigma 54-interacting transcriptional regulator: MLRPQEIGQALTPWLGDGPHTSPIVVPNPIGQGAISISVFRLGVQDELGVLVAGSCRGNFATEIEKLLMRVTANQAAIGLQEARLLSEQRRVAEELDQRVARRTKDLAAANEELKKEIVERKRAEEKLRQDERELRRITDAIPQAIGVLGLDGMPLYVNQVLLDYTGLTLEDLKADDFRTRLFHPEDLERVQEKRQNALAHGAPFDLELRARRKDGQYRWFLFRYNPLRDDEGLIIRWYATGIDIEERKQAEESIRNENMALREEIDGASMFEEIVGSSEVLRKVLRQLAKVAPVDSTVLILGETGTGKELIARAIHKRSNRSSRAFIRVNCASIPSSLIASELFGHEKGAFTGALQRRLGRFESANGGTIFLDEIGELPAETQIALLRVLQEREIERVGSSQPISVDVRVVAATNRDLKAAMAAGSFRQDLFYRLNVFPIQMPSLRERVDDIPLLVEYLIERYAQKAGKKIRHIRKQTVELFQAYDWPGNIRELQNVIERAVVLCDGDTFAVDETWLKGEQDQQAGPAVPLAASIAGRERDMIEAALAQSRGLVSGPTGAAAKLGIPRQTLDSKIKSLGIDKQRFTRRST; the protein is encoded by the coding sequence ATGCTTCGGCCGCAAGAGATCGGTCAAGCGCTTACCCCCTGGTTGGGGGATGGTCCACACACATCGCCTATCGTTGTGCCGAATCCGATTGGACAAGGTGCAATCTCGATCTCGGTATTCCGGCTGGGGGTTCAGGATGAACTCGGGGTATTAGTGGCTGGCTCCTGTCGAGGTAATTTCGCGACGGAGATTGAAAAACTCCTGATGCGAGTGACCGCGAACCAGGCCGCGATCGGGCTGCAAGAGGCAAGACTATTAAGCGAACAGAGGCGAGTCGCAGAGGAACTTGATCAAAGAGTCGCGCGACGGACTAAAGACCTTGCGGCGGCGAACGAAGAGTTAAAGAAAGAGATCGTCGAGCGCAAGCGGGCGGAAGAAAAGCTGCGGCAAGACGAAAGGGAGCTTCGGCGCATAACCGATGCGATACCTCAAGCCATCGGTGTCTTGGGGTTGGATGGGATGCCTCTTTACGTCAATCAAGTCCTGCTGGACTACACGGGTCTCACCCTGGAGGACCTAAAGGCCGATGATTTTCGCACGCGACTCTTTCATCCCGAAGATCTCGAAAGAGTGCAGGAAAAGCGTCAAAATGCATTAGCCCATGGAGCCCCCTTTGACCTGGAGTTACGCGCGCGCCGCAAGGACGGGCAGTACCGTTGGTTTTTATTCCGTTACAACCCCTTGCGGGATGATGAGGGACTCATCATTCGCTGGTACGCCACGGGAATCGACATTGAGGAGCGCAAGCAAGCTGAAGAGAGCATCCGAAACGAGAACATGGCGTTACGTGAAGAAATCGATGGGGCTTCGATGTTCGAAGAGATCGTCGGGTCCTCCGAAGTGCTGCGTAAAGTTTTGCGGCAATTGGCGAAGGTCGCGCCGGTGGATTCGACGGTGCTCATTCTCGGAGAGACCGGGACGGGCAAGGAGCTGATCGCTCGCGCGATTCACAAGCGGTCGAACCGTTCGTCCCGGGCATTTATTCGCGTGAATTGTGCGTCGATCCCTTCTTCACTTATTGCCTCCGAGCTATTCGGACACGAGAAAGGTGCTTTCACCGGCGCGCTCCAGCGACGGCTAGGGCGTTTTGAGTCCGCCAATGGCGGGACGATTTTCCTGGATGAAATTGGTGAGCTGCCTGCGGAAACACAGATCGCGCTGTTGCGAGTGCTCCAAGAGCGGGAAATTGAACGAGTCGGAAGTAGCCAGCCGATTTCCGTGGATGTGCGAGTTGTGGCTGCAACTAACCGCGACTTGAAAGCGGCTATGGCTGCGGGTAGTTTCCGTCAGGATCTCTTTTACCGGCTGAATGTGTTTCCAATCCAGATGCCATCGCTTCGCGAACGGGTGGATGACATTCCCTTGCTCGTCGAATACCTGATCGAACGTTATGCCCAAAAAGCCGGAAAGAAGATCAGACACATCCGGAAGCAGACGGTAGAGTTGTTTCAGGCTTACGACTGGCCCGGCAACATTCGGGAGCTACAGAATGTCATCGAACGCGCTGTCGTGCTGTGCGATGGCGATACATTTGCCGTTGACGAGACCTGGCTGAAGGGGGAACAGGATCAACAAGCTGGTCCCGCCGTTCCTTTGGCAGCCTCGATTGCCGGACGCGAACGAGACATGATCGAGGCCGCTCTGGCGCAGTCTCGGGGCCTAGTATCAGGCCCAACCGGCGCAGCAGCGAAGCTGGGAATTCCGCGACAGACGCTCGACTCGAAAATCAAGAGCCTGGGAATTGACAAGCAGCGTTTCACCCGTCGATCCACCTAA
- a CDS encoding cupin domain-containing protein gives MTGTSMAQAAEVTPLMAKDLPEIPGREVLMITVQKAPGGSDPIHRHNAHGFIYVLEGSIVMQVEGGKEVTLTPGQTWYESPSDVHVVSRNASSIKPAKFLVFLVKDKGAPVLVPVK, from the coding sequence ATGACCGGCACATCGATGGCTCAGGCGGCTGAAGTCACGCCGCTCATGGCGAAAGATCTGCCGGAAATTCCCGGCAGGGAAGTGTTGATGATCACAGTGCAAAAGGCTCCCGGCGGGTCTGACCCGATCCACCGACACAACGCACATGGATTTATCTACGTGCTGGAAGGCTCCATTGTGATGCAAGTGGAGGGTGGGAAAGAAGTGACGCTGACACCAGGACAGACCTGGTACGAAAGTCCCAGCGATGTTCACGTCGTGAGTCGGAACGCAAGCAGCATCAAGCCGGCAAAATTCCTGGTGTTCTTGGTCAAGGACAAGGGCGCCCCAGTACTCGTGCCAGTCAAGTGA
- a CDS encoding SDR family oxidoreductase, which produces MKIVVIGGSGLIGSKLVTKLGEHGYQAVAASPNSGVNTLTSEGLAEVLEGASVVVDVSNSPSFEEKAVMEFFTTSTRNLLTYEAAAGVNHHVALSVVGTERLSESGYFRAKIVQEKLIKRSSIPYSIVQATQFFEFLKSIADISSDGDTVRLPPVLFQPMAADDVASAVGRIAVGQPVNGIVEIGGPEEFRLDELVRRRLATLEDLREVIPDPKALYSGAKISERTLVPGNTARLGKTSFETWLTHSPARPDVAATR; this is translated from the coding sequence ATGAAAATCGTGGTTATAGGCGGCAGCGGGCTTATCGGGTCAAAGCTTGTCACGAAACTCGGTGAACACGGTTACCAGGCTGTGGCGGCGTCACCCAATTCCGGCGTCAACACCCTCACCAGCGAGGGACTGGCCGAAGTCCTGGAAGGCGCTTCGGTTGTCGTCGATGTCTCGAATTCGCCATCCTTCGAGGAGAAAGCGGTGATGGAGTTTTTCACCACGTCAACCCGCAACCTTCTCACCTATGAAGCTGCCGCAGGGGTAAACCATCACGTGGCGTTGTCGGTCGTGGGCACCGAGCGGCTGTCCGAGAGCGGCTACTTTCGCGCGAAGATCGTTCAGGAGAAGCTTATCAAGCGATCCTCGATCCCCTACTCGATCGTTCAGGCGACACAGTTTTTCGAATTTCTCAAAAGCATTGCCGACATTTCCTCCGACGGCGACACGGTGCGTTTGCCACCTGTGCTCTTCCAGCCCATGGCAGCGGACGATGTCGCGAGTGCCGTGGGAAGGATCGCGGTAGGTCAGCCGGTAAACGGCATCGTGGAAATTGGGGGTCCGGAGGAGTTTCGGTTGGATGAACTAGTACGGCGGCGTTTGGCCACGCTCGAAGATCTCCGCGAGGTCATCCCTGATCCCAAAGCTCTATACTCTGGGGCCAAAATCAGCGAGAGAACACTGGTTCCGGGCAATACCGCTCGACTCGGCAAGACCAGCTTCGAAACCTGGCTCACTCATTCCCCAGCACGCCCAGATGTCGCAGCCACCCGTTAG
- a CDS encoding alpha/beta hydrolase gives MSTLTTKDGVEIFYKDWGSKKAQPIVFHHGWPLSADDWDIQMLYFLGKGYRVIAHDRRGHGRSSQVTDGHDMDHYAADIAAVVEHLDLRKAVHIGHSTGGGEATHYVARHGKGRVEKLALIGAVPPIMVKTTSNPGGLPIEVFDDLRRRLAEGRAQFYRDFASGPFYGYNRPGAKISEAVIEDWWRQGMMGGAKAHYDGIEAFSETDFTEDLRLIEVPTLVMHGDDDQIVPIADSALLSAKLLKKGSLKVYEKFPHGMCTTHAEVINVDLLAFIKG, from the coding sequence ATGAGTACGCTCACTACCAAAGATGGGGTCGAGATCTTCTACAAGGACTGGGGATCCAAAAAGGCGCAACCCATCGTCTTTCATCATGGCTGGCCGCTTAGCGCCGACGATTGGGACATCCAGATGCTCTACTTCCTGGGAAAAGGGTATCGCGTTATTGCGCATGACCGGCGTGGCCATGGCCGCTCAAGCCAGGTCACCGATGGTCACGACATGGACCACTACGCCGCGGACATCGCTGCCGTGGTCGAGCATCTCGATTTACGCAAGGCTGTCCATATTGGCCACTCCACCGGTGGCGGCGAGGCGACGCACTATGTCGCCCGCCATGGCAAGGGCCGCGTCGAAAAGCTGGCGCTCATAGGTGCTGTGCCGCCGATTATGGTGAAGACGACCTCCAACCCAGGCGGTTTGCCAATCGAGGTCTTTGACGATCTTCGGCGACGGCTCGCCGAAGGTCGGGCACAGTTCTATCGTGATTTCGCGAGCGGTCCCTTCTACGGATACAACAGGCCGGGCGCGAAAATATCTGAGGCCGTGATCGAGGACTGGTGGCGCCAGGGTATGATGGGGGGAGCGAAGGCGCATTACGACGGTATTGAGGCATTCTCGGAGACCGATTTCACCGAAGACCTTAGACTCATCGAGGTGCCGACGCTCGTCATGCATGGCGACGACGACCAGATTGTACCAATCGCCGATTCTGCACTGCTGTCGGCAAAACTCCTCAAGAAGGGCAGCTTGAAGGTCTACGAGAAATTCCCGCATGGCATGTGCACGACGCATGCCGAAGTCATCAATGTCGACCTTCTCGCCTTCATCAAGGGGTGA
- a CDS encoding sigma factor produces MNRIEITFPESTIFLTDPLGKDGEQLESLGKRNHRALGTLIDRHIDRFLSRLLGLAKMFVSNETEAEEVVQEMWEQILEDVEQVESRSCLEILLFHILTKRSQTSHGQERVGKFPIHL; encoded by the coding sequence ATGAACCGGATTGAAATAACGTTTCCAGAATCCACGATTTTTCTCACGGATCCATTAGGCAAAGATGGCGAACAACTTGAGAGCTTGGGCAAAAGAAATCATAGGGCTCTTGGGACGTTGATCGATCGCCACATTGATCGCTTCCTTTCAAGACTTCTGGGACTGGCCAAGATGTTTGTCTCAAATGAAACGGAAGCAGAAGAAGTCGTCCAGGAGATGTGGGAACAAATCTTGGAAGATGTTGAGCAGGTTGAAAGTCGATCATGCCTGGAGATCTTGCTTTTCCATATCCTCACGAAACGGAGCCAAACTTCACATGGTCAGGAAAGGGTGGGGAAATTCCCAATACATTTATGA